In Plasmodium malariae genome assembly, contig: PmUG01_00_41, whole genome shotgun sequence, the DNA window ttatccaTAATCCCAAAACTTAGAACCGCATTTTAGAaggatattattttattacatatttataattccaCATGGAtaccattaaaaaaaaaaaaaaaaaattttaaagtgttaagaaataattacattttataatatatttctaataaaaattattctgtaaaataaataggatgtttttcattaaataaaatatatttatatcaatgAAACATAAAGCATTTACTTTGTTTCCttaaacacaaaaaaagacacttatttataatatgaatctgatcatatatttttctgattttttgtttaaataatcATATGCTTGGAGTACATAATTagaacaaaattattttttattcaacatataaattttaatataacatcAATAAAATgatgttatttttaattcacatataattttaatcaGAATCTATTTAATGACGATAATCCATATAGCAATActatttaattattctaaaaaatatactataatGCAAAATGATAAACCATAAACTTTTCAAATTCACAAAAAATAAGCATAAATTATTACAGTTCCGCTCAATAATGATaacttatatacatgtacatctATAAAGTTATTGCATTTTTACGCATTATTGTTAAggatatatattcaaatatagtATATGAATTACtccatattaataaaatcaataaaaaaatatatattttttctttattattcattttgttcGGTCatcaacttaatttttttatacttttcattatttcttaatattttaagaacCCCTATTATAAGAGTAATagttaatataataagaagTACTccaaatgataatatatataaatgttctGGAGATAAACTTATTGAAtcgaatattttttcaagaaaTGTCCAACAATCTTTCAATACTGGTAATTTTGTCATCCATCCCCTATAGTTTTCAGCAACCCTACTCCATGTAATATGGGTATTCCTATTCCCaccaagaaaaaaataaaaaatagaacaatTACAAATCCATAacttctaaattttattttccctaAGGATATATCACaaattcttcttcttttttcaagaaaattatcataatcttttttttttatccattttttttcaaaatggaaatgttttccatcaaaGATTACACTGCTATTATCTATAATTTCTGTGTAGTATTGTgccttatttaataaactttTATTTGACCGATTGCTTTTTCCTCTCGttactttttcattatgaGATATATTCGTCTGCTTCTTGACTTCATTATTTGGAAATCTTTCTTTTAACAATACATTATTTGAATCATTATcctgtttatattttgatagtAATCTATAATTTCTcgtatataattttccatAATAGTTACAGTTTTCATTCACGAACTTGATAAATATGCactaaaaaaacaaagcaaatacatatttataatatgaataaatgaacaaattataaaatattatattaataagtgataaaataggaaaaatataaataattaaaaatatacttaaattaatatacctTATAATTATCAAAATTGGATATCCATTCGAGAATGATAAAAGCagcaattttaataaatatgtttgtcttaattcttttattcattgtataaatatttattatttttacttattcaaaaaggaaaaaattaacattaatACAACAAACTACTAGTTTCAAAcgatgatatatttatttataaatttagcATTACTATCcgttcataaatatataataaaatgaaaataattattttcatcacataaataaagtaaaatagtacaaaaaacatataacatttatgataactttattaaaaataaaaaataactttcataaaaacaaaataatttgaattgattcataaatatataaacatatgtatataatttaatgtaGAGTATTAATTTAGATAAtgcttttattaattatttttcggAATAAactaagaaataaaaatatgttttcttaatatatgtaaatactgAACTCATATACGATATGGAATGTAGAgaatctatatataatatatctctccatatattaaaaaaataattactaaTTTAAGGATGTTATccaattaataattaaaaatttttaaatatttattttaa includes these proteins:
- the PmUG01_00070300 gene encoding fam-m protein — its product is MNKRIKTNIFIKIAAFIILEWISNFDNYKCIFIKFVNENCNYYGKLYTRNYRLLSKYKQDNDSNNVLLKERFPNNEVKKQTNISHNEKVTRGKSNRSNKSLLNKAQYYTEIIDNSSVIFDGKHFHFEKKWIKKKDYDNFLEKRRRICDISLGKIKFRSYGFVIVLFFIFFLVGIGIPILHGVGLLKTIGDG